The sequence ATAACAATAATTCTGTATAACATACTCAATTTCTCTTAATAGGGGCCATTAACTCTTCTAcaccaaaaaaagcaaattaaagaaTTTAACTCACCCTTAGTTGTCTTTCACTGTCCAtctgtataaaaataaatggaaaattattatATATGAAGAACATCGAAACAAAAGTActggaaatataaaatatagcaAATATTATTCCTAAACAAAGACTTTATTCTACAGATATACAGGCATACATTTCAATTGCATTACCCGAgtatataaatacatttatgaATTACTGAGGAGCAAAACAAGTATCTTGAAGTAAATTCtaagagggaaaataaatgcCACAATAACAAAGAACTAAATAGGAAATGTAATCAATACTTTCTCACAGTGGAAGGCAGTTCTGTGATAGGAGGTGCAGCATATCTCTCATCTGTTTCATCCATGTAAGTGTAATAGACTTCAAGAGCTCGATCAATTCTAGAGTAAATCACAGCATCAGAAGTGCAGAAAAACTACAAATAATACAATGAAAATAATGCTAGCACTTTTAACAGACACAACCTATTTTTTCATCATTACCAACTCCTTGATCACTAAATCTCACTATGATTATATTAAACAAACACTGTTATTTGTCAAATATCAAATGTGTAATGTCTCTTCCACTTGAATTTCAACATGTCTTGAATAATATTAAACTCACAGTAGCTGATTAATCATCTTTTGCTGCTCCTTGCCTTTGTGGTATGCCAACAGTTTCTTCTGTGATGGTGATGTTTCAGATATGCTTGGTGTAGGTAAAGCAGCAGGACGAAACAAAGTTCTCAACGTCCGTTTACTGGAGGTTGCTTCGTCTGGGTGCTCCATCTAAAACcgtaacaaaaccaaaattctaGAACACAATCCTGTCCAGAAAGGAGTTTAAGACATGCATCTATTAAGTTAAATGTACATAAGGTATAAAATGAAGTCACCTCAGGGATCTCCACAGTTTAGATATGACAGTTgcttcaaaaaagaaaacagtagtTTATATGATAAAATGGCAAAGTTCAAGGGAAAGTGTGTACATACAGAGCCTGacataagaaggaaaaaaggaaggaaggaagaaaggaaggaagaaaaggaagagaaggaaggaagagaaggaaggaagagaaggaaggaagagaaggaaggaagagaaggaaggaagagaaggaaggaagagaaggaaggaagagaaggaaggaagagaaggaaggaagagaaggaaggaaggaaggaaggaagagaaggaaggaaggaaggaaggaagaaagaaaaggaaggaaggaaggaaggaaggaaggaaggaaggaaggaaggaagagaaggaaggaaggaaggaaggaaaaacccCCACAACTATGTGTTCTGCGACTGGGCTAAGGTTCAACAAGGTCCAACCAGAAGATCGCTCTTCTGTGGCGGATTAATTGCCTGAGTAGGGCTATTCCTAAGACTGATGGTCGGGTTCCCCTGGAAACATGATGCACAAACTCACCAATTTCAACAGCTTCCCACAGGGGAGCAGAAAGCCAAAGCTACCTCCTGAATCAGTGGTATGTCCTCAAAAAGCACCAGGGGACCCAAAGGACTCGGCTAGGACTCCGGGACACGGGCTTTCCGCCGCTCAGCCCCGCcggcgccgcggccccggctcGGACAACGGCGCGGTTGCCCTGGAGCCGAGGGCGGGCCTCTCgtgatgattaaaaaaaaaaccaaaaaacttggAAAAACCTTACTTTGAACATCCCGGTCTTCCACAGGGTTGGCACAACCCGAGAGAGTCAGAaattccctctgctccagcccctgcctgcaCCAAGCAGATCACTGCAAGAATGCTTGAAAAAAGTATAAATATAATGCCCTTCGGCATCAGGTGGCTGTTGCTAAACTTTTCCTTTTCGTACAACAATTCAATTTCTATTGTAAGGAACTCTACAGGTTTGCTACATACCTGCCCGCACTTGACAAAAGAGGCTTTAAAACGCTAATTTTGTGTCTGTGTGGGAAGAGCGCCACACGCAGATGCTGAGGGAGCAGCGGGAGGGAATTTCATGTCCATTTTCCACAGTCCTGGACACCTTCCTAGGGCGGCTCTCCCTGCCCGGGACTATCCAGCGTAAGGTCTCAACCCAGCCATGAAATGTTTTCTCACTAACAGaacacaaacccaaaccctggACGCTAAAGGATTTATCTACAGGCAATCAACATCGGGGCGTTATGAAGGAGGCCCGCCCACGGCTCGAACACCTGCTGGCCAGGAAGCGGCGCTGAGTTTGGCCgctggggcagcagagcccGAGGGCTCCCGGGCCGGCCTGCCCGCCCCGCGCCGGCGCGTTAACGGCGGGGCGGGCACGGCAGCCGCGGGACGCCCGGAGCGGGGCACGGGCACCGGCACGGGGCACCGGCAGGCGGCGCTGCCTCACGGCCagcgcgcggccccgccccttGCGCGCGCTGACGGAGCggcagccccgccccgccccgcggttCCGGCCGCGCCCCGCGGAAGCCGCCGCGGCGCCGGGTCCATGTGGCGTCGGCTCCGCTCCGCCCTCCGGAGCCTCCGCGGCTCCCCCGCCGCACCCCCGCACGGCGGTGacggccgcccgcccgccgccatgGAGCGCGCCGTGGTGCGCTGCGTGCCGTCCGAGCCCAAGCTGAGCCTGCGGTTCGTGCTGCCCGACGGCAGCGCTCGGCACATGCAGCGCGACCAGGCGGAGCCGCTGGGGCGGGCGCTGGCGCGCATCGCCACCAACGCCGCTAAGGGCCAGGGCAAGGCGGGCAAGAAGAGCAAGAAGGCGCGGGCGGAGGGCGGCGCGGAGGGCGAGGCGGCGGTGCCGGCCGTGCGGCTGTTCTCCCGCGACGGCGCGGCGGTGGCCGAGGAGCTGCCGAACGCGGCCGCCTGGCAGGACGGCGCCGTGCTGCACATCGGGGACGCGCGGTACCGCGTGGAGCGCAACCCGCCCGCGCTCACCGAGCTCCGCCTGCCGCGCTCGCTCCTCGCCGGCTTCCCCGTGTGCCCCAAGGTGAGCGCCGAGTTCGCCGAGCCGCAGCACTGCCTGTTCCGCTGGTTCCGCGAGCAGcgccccgcgggcggcggggacgcggctGCCGAGGCCTGGGTGGAgacggcggcggccgggcgcGTGTTCACGCCGTCGAACGCGCTGGTGGGGCtgcggctgaagctgcgctgcACGCCCGGCGACGGGGAGCAGCGCTACGGGCCGGCCCTCGAGGTGGAAAGCAGCGGCCCCGTggaggccgggcccggcgcctGCACCTTCGACGCCCGGCACCTCTACACCAGGAAGGTTTGCGGCCGCGGCTCCGTGCGCGCCGTGTCCTACAACATCCTGGCCGACACCTACGCGCAGACGGAGTTCTCCCGCACCGTGCTCTACCCGTACTGCGCTCCCTACGCCCTGGAGATCGACTACCGCCAGAACCTGCTCAAGAAGGAGCTGGTGGGCTACAGCGCCGACCTCATCTGCTTGCAGGAGGTGGATAAATCTGTCTTCGTGGACAGCTTGGCCCCGGCGCTGGATGCGTTTGGACTGGAGGGGCTGTTCAGGATTAAGGAGAAGCAGCACGAAGGCCTGGCCACTTTCTATCGCAGGGACAAGTTCAGTCTCCTCAGCCAGCACGATATCGCTTTCAGCGAAGCCCTGCTCTCAGAGCcgctgcacagggagctgtgtgagcAGCTGGCCAAGTACCCCCTGGTGCAGGAGAAGGTGCTGCAGAGgtcctctgtgctgcaggtacCAGCTTTGACACACctgctttttccccctttctcctCTCCCACTGTGCAGCTGGGCCGGTGTTGTTGAGCCTCAAGCAACAGAAGGGAGATGATGGGTTAAGAATTTGAAACATGGAACTGTGTTCTCTGTTAGCTAGGGTAATGGATAGAGGAGAAGATCAACTTAggatcaaaaccaaaacactgaGATTTGGTAAAAAAAGGCAgtattattttgctttaaaatgaagACAGCTGTTGAGATTCTGGGCCAGGTAGTGATTCCTGGCTGGTGGTATTGGCAACCAATGTTTCACTACTTAGATCTTATACATCAAGTTTAGGTAAGTTGGTTGAGTATGTTTTATAATGCCTCTTTAGCAAGTGGCAGGAGGGATCAAATAAGGTTGGACAAGTGTTGTGTGAGCTTCCTGATGCCAGAGGGTCTGCCCACAGGGCTGTTGTGCAAGTACAAGTGTGTAAGATAAAAGGCTGTGTCGGGTATTGCAGAAACACCAGTAAAAGTTTCCTGCTCGTGGACTGAGTAGGCCTAACCGGATTTCTTTGATAACTGAAATCACCTCCAAATTTTTGTTCAATTTAACAATTAAGAAATGCTACATTTCCTTgctaaaaatggaaatttagcTCCATTTTTCACTCTCTGTTGCAGAGAGTGAATGCAAAAGTGTTTCAGAATGGTACAGTGTGAACTATATCTTATGAAAAACTATGGCCAAACGAGACACAGTCAAAAGAATGTTTGTTAAATGATGTAGTGGTAATATTTTGGCTGATACCCAGACCTTATATAGAAGATTATTGGAGAGTACTACTCCTGAATTGTGTTTACTGGTTATAAGCATCAGATTCTTTGAACTGGATTGCCATGAAGGTATAGGCTGACtagtacattttaaaatgtataacCAATAAGTCTGTTTAAGACTTAACAAAGACTGTTTTCTCTCTTAAAGGTTTTGGTTCTTCAGTCTACAACTGATCCTTCCAGGAAGCTTTGTGTAGCAAATACCCACCTATACTGGCACCCCAAAGGTAATTTTGGCACATTCCTGCATGTAGGGATAACTAGGTTTGGAAAGGTTTTTGCTCTTCCTTGGGAGAACAGATTTCCCACCATTCTTTTGCAGCTATAGCCTTTTCTTCTGGAACTGAAGCCTTTTCTTCTGCCTCACTTCTTACCTAGGTGAAATCAAGCCAGACTCCTAGGtctgtttatatatttatttttctagtgTGCCTAGGAGTCAGTAGAATCCAGATGAAAGCAAGGCAAGTCACAGTACACACAATTCACCCAAAAAACAGACCATAAAATAGAGAGAGCTTTGTGTGTGCTTATGGTTTCCCAGACCTGTTGAATATGGAGTTCTCCCACAGTACTGCCAGGAGTGGCAACCAGATTGGGCTCCAGAAGCTGTTAGGAGAGATTCTTCTCAGTTAGTTTTCTTTTGGTTCTGTGCCTTTTTGGGAATATTATTAGGATGGTTGCCATGAAATGGAAAACTGCTGTATGGGTTTTTAAAGCTTCAGAGTTCTTGCATGAGTGAGTTTAAGTTGAAATTGTCTGTTACCCAAAAATTTTCACAGTAACAAACTTCAAAGGCTTCTTAATTCATTAAAACGATTCTAAAATTCAGGTAAGCACCCCCAGTGCTGTTCTGcattatttgaaataatatttttttatgtccTTAGGTGGGAACATCCGTCTGATCCAAATTGCTGTAGCCATGTCTCACATCAAGCACGTAGCATGTGACTTGTATCCCAGGATCCCAGTCATATTCTGTGGAGATTTTAACAGCACACCCTCGTCAGGAGCTTACAGTTTTATCAGCAGTGGTGGCATTGCTGAAGACCATGAAGACTGGGTCTCAAATGGGGAGGAAGAAAGGTGCAGTATGTCTCTAAGCCATCCTTTCAAACTGCAAAGTGCTTGTGGAGAACCTGCTTATACAAACTATGTTGGTGGGTTTCATGGATGTCTGGACTACATTTTCATTGACAGAAATGCTCTAGAGGTTGAACAAGTTATTCCATTGCCAAGTCATGAAGAAATAACAACCCACCAGGCTTTGCCAAGTGTTTCACATCCTTCTGATCATATAGCACTAATATGTGACTTGAAGTGGAAATAGAGTAGCTCTGGCATGGTGCTTTTGgaggtttttaaaaaagaaattaaatttcatgTACTTCTGGGCAACTGAGATTAGACTCTGACTTGTATGCTACTAAAAGGAAAGCCAAAATGATTAACGAAGAGTTCATGTGTTTGATGGCTCTACTGAGTATTGTCACACTGTTCAGAATATTTGCATGacaattttccccttttttatatgctaatgggaaaaaatacattGAAGACAGGGTTTTGAAA comes from Lonchura striata isolate bLonStr1 chromosome 12, bLonStr1.mat, whole genome shotgun sequence and encodes:
- the PDE12 gene encoding 2',5'-phosphodiesterase 12 produces the protein MWRRLRSALRSLRGSPAAPPHGGDGRPPAAMERAVVRCVPSEPKLSLRFVLPDGSARHMQRDQAEPLGRALARIATNAAKGQGKAGKKSKKARAEGGAEGEAAVPAVRLFSRDGAAVAEELPNAAAWQDGAVLHIGDARYRVERNPPALTELRLPRSLLAGFPVCPKVSAEFAEPQHCLFRWFREQRPAGGGDAAAEAWVETAAAGRVFTPSNALVGLRLKLRCTPGDGEQRYGPALEVESSGPVEAGPGACTFDARHLYTRKVCGRGSVRAVSYNILADTYAQTEFSRTVLYPYCAPYALEIDYRQNLLKKELVGYSADLICLQEVDKSVFVDSLAPALDAFGLEGLFRIKEKQHEGLATFYRRDKFSLLSQHDIAFSEALLSEPLHRELCEQLAKYPLVQEKVLQRSSVLQVLVLQSTTDPSRKLCVANTHLYWHPKGGNIRLIQIAVAMSHIKHVACDLYPRIPVIFCGDFNSTPSSGAYSFISSGGIAEDHEDWVSNGEEERCSMSLSHPFKLQSACGEPAYTNYVGGFHGCLDYIFIDRNALEVEQVIPLPSHEEITTHQALPSVSHPSDHIALICDLKWK